The Streptomyces clavuligerus genome includes a region encoding these proteins:
- a CDS encoding MFS transporter, translating into MYRPAAIPDADRVHARRWIVLTILSGSLLLIAMDTTILNVAFPSLVADLQPGSVEQLWIIDAYALALSGLLVTAGALGDRWGRKRLLLSGFALFAAASLGAVFATEAWHVIAARALLGVGGAAIMPATLSILRHVFTDARERAFAYAVWAAVMGGGMALGPVVGGLLVENHGWTSAFLLNIPIALAVIGFGAWLLPESFAPSAERWDWTGVVQSVVGMIALAAGIKQLGKSGLNTPLPWLLLAIAAVVLTLFVRRQLRLAHPLLQVRLFTSRAFSVSALALFLGMIALGAVLFLLTQWFQYAQGYSPLQAGLRVLPAPLALMVASLLAPALMRTLPIRHVMGTGLVAMAAGLALPWLAQDGDGHLGYPVVATALALIGLGSGVAMTVASVTLMAATPTEHVSGAAAIEETCYELGAALGVASLGSLAGALYRSDLPASVPEAARDSVGEAAYIAQELGGTDGASLLEQVARAFTHGMTPAFALGGVLALAAAAAVWAWIPRGIRPTENAH; encoded by the coding sequence ATGTACCGCCCCGCCGCAATCCCGGACGCGGACCGTGTCCACGCGCGCCGCTGGATCGTCCTCACGATCCTCTCCGGCAGCCTGCTGCTGATCGCCATGGACACCACGATCCTCAACGTCGCGTTCCCCTCCCTGGTCGCCGATCTCCAGCCGGGGTCCGTCGAACAGCTGTGGATCATCGACGCCTATGCGCTGGCCCTGTCCGGACTGCTGGTCACGGCGGGTGCCCTGGGTGACCGATGGGGCCGCAAACGGCTGCTGCTGTCCGGCTTCGCGCTGTTCGCCGCGGCCTCGCTCGGCGCGGTGTTCGCCACCGAGGCATGGCATGTGATCGCCGCCCGGGCGCTGCTCGGCGTCGGCGGCGCCGCGATCATGCCCGCCACACTGTCGATCCTCCGGCATGTCTTCACCGACGCCCGTGAGCGGGCGTTCGCGTACGCGGTATGGGCCGCCGTCATGGGCGGCGGCATGGCACTGGGGCCGGTCGTGGGCGGGCTCCTGGTGGAGAACCACGGCTGGACCTCCGCGTTCCTGCTGAACATCCCCATCGCACTGGCCGTGATCGGATTCGGCGCCTGGCTGCTGCCGGAGTCGTTCGCGCCGAGCGCCGAGCGCTGGGACTGGACCGGTGTCGTCCAGTCCGTCGTCGGCATGATCGCCCTGGCCGCCGGTATCAAGCAGCTCGGCAAGAGCGGGCTGAACACTCCCCTGCCGTGGCTGCTGCTGGCGATCGCCGCCGTGGTGCTGACCCTGTTCGTCCGCCGTCAGCTCCGGCTGGCCCACCCGCTGCTCCAGGTGCGCCTGTTCACCAGCCGCGCCTTCAGCGTCTCGGCCCTGGCGCTCTTCCTGGGCATGATCGCGCTCGGCGCCGTGCTGTTCCTGCTCACCCAGTGGTTCCAGTACGCCCAGGGCTACTCGCCGCTCCAGGCGGGCCTGCGGGTACTGCCCGCGCCACTGGCCCTGATGGTCGCCTCGCTGCTCGCCCCGGCGCTGATGCGGACCCTGCCGATCCGGCATGTCATGGGAACGGGTCTGGTGGCGATGGCCGCCGGGCTCGCCCTGCCCTGGCTGGCCCAGGACGGTGACGGACACCTGGGCTACCCGGTCGTGGCGACCGCGCTGGCGCTGATCGGCCTCGGCTCCGGGGTGGCGATGACGGTGGCCTCGGTGACGCTGATGGCCGCGACCCCCACGGAGCACGTCAGCGGCGCCGCCGCGATCGAGGAGACCTGTTACGAACTCGGGGCCGCGCTGGGTGTGGCCTCTCTCGGCTCGCTGGCCGGAGCCCTGTACCGGAGCGATCTGCCGGCCTCCGTCCCCGAGGCGGCGCGGGACTCGGTGGGCGAGGCCGCGTATATCGCCCAGGAACTCGGCGGCACGGACGGCGCCTCCCTCCTGGAGCAGGTGGCCCGGGCCTTCACCCACGGTATGACGCCCGCGTTCGCCCTGGGCGGCGTCCTGGCGCTGGCCGCGGCGGCGGCCGTGTGGGCGTGGATTCCCCGGGGCATCCGCCCCACCGAGAACGCGCACTGA
- a CDS encoding carbonic anhydrase, producing the protein MQTFIDHARSFGRSAGRSEELAALARGQAPQALFITCSDSRVIPSLITGARPGELFELRTAGSIVPPYAPGRPSAEAATVEYAVDVLGVRDIVVCGHSHCGAVGALVRGDDLTAVPAVREWLAHAADGPGSPGGPGGGDDPAVERAVQHHVLTQVLRLRSYPCVERHEVRLHGWYYEVHTGTVLAHQGGSDMFEAL; encoded by the coding sequence GTGCAGACCTTCATTGATCATGCTCGTTCCTTCGGCCGTTCGGCAGGCCGCTCGGAGGAGCTGGCCGCCCTCGCGCGGGGCCAGGCCCCGCAGGCTCTCTTCATCACATGCTCGGACTCCCGGGTGATCCCCTCGCTGATCACGGGCGCCCGTCCGGGGGAGCTGTTCGAGCTGCGGACGGCGGGCAGTATCGTTCCTCCTTACGCTCCGGGCCGTCCGTCGGCGGAGGCCGCGACGGTGGAGTACGCCGTCGATGTGCTCGGTGTGCGTGACATCGTGGTGTGCGGTCATTCCCACTGCGGCGCGGTGGGTGCGCTGGTGCGCGGGGACGACCTGACAGCGGTGCCGGCGGTGCGGGAGTGGCTGGCGCACGCGGCCGACGGACCGGGTTCGCCGGGTGGGCCGGGTGGTGGGGACGACCCTGCGGTGGAGCGGGCGGTGCAGCACCATGTGCTGACGCAGGTGCTGCGGCTGCGCTCGTACCCGTGCGTCGAACGGCACGAGGTGCGGCTGCACGGCTGGTACTACGAGGTCCACACCGGAACCGTGCTCGCCCACCAGGGCGGCAGCGACATGTTCGAGGCGCTGTGA
- a CDS encoding SulP family inorganic anion transporter, with protein MAVPREDVGASLVVFLVALPLCVGVAVASGVPAELGLITGIVGGLVTGLLPGSTLQVSGPAAGLTVLVFEAVQAHGLPMLGVIVLAAGLLQLLMGALRLGRWFRATSVAVVEGMLAGIGLVIIAGQLYALSGQQAPASGLGKLAGLPQAAAGALASPQAVASLALGVGTLLILTGWKRLPGRLRAIPAALGAVVLATAASYLLSLPVATVEIQGLLDAVHLPGADTFGGLLSVGVIGTVLAFTLIASAESLFSAAAVDRLHDGPRTRYDQELMAQGAGNTVCGLLGALPMTAVIVRSSANVQAGAKTRASRVLHGIWLLLFAAVLPAALALIPLPALAAVLVHAGWKLLPLRQFVSMWREHRGEALILLATAVSIVAVNMFEGVLIGLALSVVKTAWEASAVKLRVLDPAPGEDDQPDAQAPIRVQLSGNATFLRLPKILDSLEALPPGHPVELDLTRLHHVDHACRVALHNWATGHTAPHDPPVHVKQPVLT; from the coding sequence TTGGCGGTGCCGCGTGAGGATGTCGGGGCCTCGTTGGTGGTGTTCCTGGTGGCGCTGCCGTTGTGTGTGGGGGTCGCGGTCGCGTCGGGTGTTCCGGCGGAGCTGGGTCTGATCACGGGGATCGTGGGCGGTCTGGTCACGGGGCTGCTGCCGGGTTCCACGCTCCAGGTCTCCGGCCCCGCCGCCGGGCTGACGGTCCTGGTCTTCGAGGCGGTGCAGGCCCACGGGCTGCCGATGCTCGGGGTGATCGTCCTCGCGGCCGGGCTGCTCCAGCTGCTCATGGGCGCCCTGCGGCTGGGCCGCTGGTTCCGCGCGACCTCGGTCGCGGTCGTGGAGGGCATGCTCGCGGGCATCGGACTCGTCATCATCGCCGGACAGCTCTACGCACTGTCCGGCCAACAGGCCCCCGCCTCCGGCCTGGGCAAACTCGCCGGACTGCCGCAGGCCGCCGCCGGTGCCCTGGCCTCGCCGCAGGCGGTGGCGTCCCTGGCCCTGGGCGTGGGAACCCTGCTGATCCTGACGGGCTGGAAACGGCTGCCCGGCCGTCTGCGCGCGATACCTGCCGCGCTCGGCGCGGTGGTGCTGGCGACAGCCGCCTCCTACCTGCTGTCCCTGCCGGTGGCGACGGTGGAGATCCAGGGGCTGCTGGACGCCGTCCACCTGCCCGGCGCGGATACGTTCGGCGGGCTGCTGAGCGTCGGGGTCATCGGGACCGTGCTCGCCTTCACCCTGATCGCCTCCGCCGAGAGCCTGTTCTCCGCCGCCGCCGTCGACCGCCTCCACGACGGCCCGCGCACCCGCTACGACCAGGAACTCATGGCCCAGGGCGCGGGCAACACCGTCTGCGGCCTCCTCGGCGCCCTGCCCATGACCGCCGTCATCGTCCGCAGCTCCGCCAACGTCCAAGCAGGCGCCAAAACCCGCGCCTCCCGCGTCCTCCACGGCATCTGGCTCCTCCTCTTCGCCGCGGTCCTCCCCGCCGCCCTGGCCCTGATCCCCCTGCCCGCCCTCGCAGCCGTCCTCGTCCACGCCGGCTGGAAACTCCTGCCCCTGCGACAATTCGTGTCCATGTGGCGCGAACACCGGGGCGAGGCACTGATCCTGCTGGCCACCGCGGTCTCGATCGTCGCGGTCAACATGTTCGAAGGCGTCCTCATCGGACTCGCCCTCTCGGTGGTCAAGACCGCATGGGAGGCATCCGCGGTGAAGCTGCGCGTCCTGGACCCCGCACCCGGTGAGGACGACCAGCCCGACGCCCAGGCCCCGATCCGGGTCCAGCTCAGCGGCAACGCCACCTTCCTGCGACTCCCCAAGATCCTGGACAGCCTGGAAGCCCTCCCCCCGGGCCACCCGGTCGAACTCGACCTCACCCGCCTCCACCACGTCGACCACGCCTGCCGCGTCGCCCTCCACAACTGGGCCACAGGCCACACCGCCCCCCACGACCCACCCGTACACGTCAAACAACCCGTACTCACCTGA